In the Gossypium arboreum isolate Shixiya-1 chromosome 10, ASM2569848v2, whole genome shotgun sequence genome, one interval contains:
- the LOC108487184 gene encoding O-fucosyltransferase 36 — MDRDSSDEDDDRRNLTYQNDTTRSGFNVEGLEPQMRRRSKLTFHKGYLFALVLPLLIVFIYFSTDIRSLFTSDISSFKFNTVSGQIRESQLQALHLLNQQQSSLLSIWNHTLVNSNNITTVQFDDIKATLLTQITLNKHIQQILLSPYKAGDILQNGTALDPSSAGYSFHRCRKVDQKFSERRTIEWKPRRNKFLFAICLSGQMSNHLICLEKHMFFAAILNRALVIPSSRFDYQYNRVLDIAHINDCIGKKVVVPFEDFMKLKKNHAHIDKFICYFSTPQPCYMDEERLKKLKSLGISTGKLEAAWKNEDVKNPSRKTVKDVEEKFGSDDDVIAIGDVYFADVDRDWMLQPGGPIAHKCKTLIEPSKLILLTAERFIQTFLGSNFIALHFRRHGFLKFCNAKKPSCFYPIPQAADCITRMVERANSPVIYLSTDAAGSETGLLQSMIMLNGKTIPLVKRPPRNSAEKWDALLYRHGLEGDSQVEAMLDKTICAMASVFIGASGSTFTEDILRLRKDWGTASICDEYLCQGENPNFISGEE, encoded by the exons ATGGACCGAGATTCATCCGACGAAGACGACGACAGACGAAACTTAACCTATCAAAACGACACCACAAGATCCGGTTTCAATGTCGAAGGGCTCGAACCACAAATGCGACGTCGTTCCAAGCTCACCTTCCACAAAGGTTATCTCTTCGCCCTTGTGCTCCCTCTGCTCATCGTCTTTATCTACTTCTCCACCGATATTCGCTCCCTCTTCACTTCCGATATCTCCTCCTTTAAATTCAATACGGTGTCGGGTCAAATCAGAGAATCCCAACTCCAAGCTCTTCACTTGTTGAACCAGCAGCAAAGTTCCCTTCTTTCTATCTGGAATCACACTTTGGTTAACTCTAATAACATCACGACCGTCCAATTTGATGATATCAAAGCCACATTGCTCACCCAGATCACGTTAAACAAACACATCCAGCAAATTCTATTATCCCCTTACAAAGCCGGAGACATCCTTCAAAACGGCACCGCTTTGGATCCCAGTTCTGCCGGTTACAGTTTCCACCGTTGCAGAAAAGTTGACCAGAAATTTTCTGAAAGAAGAACCATTGAATGGAAACCCAGACGGAATAAATTCTTGTTCGCGATTTGCTTGTCGGGTCAGATGAGTAACCATTTGATTTGCTTAGAGAAACATATGTTTTTCGCGGCGATTTTGAATCGGGCATTGGTGATTCCGAGTTCGAGATTCGATTATCAGTACAACCGGGTTCTGGATATCGCGCACATCAACGATTGTATTGGTAAAAAAGTTGTTGTACCATTCGAGGATTTTATGAAATTGAAGAAGAATCACGCTCACATTGACAAATTCATTTGCTATTTCTCGACCCCGCAGCCGTGTTACATGGACGAAGAGCGTTTGAAGAAGTTGAAGTCGTTGGGAATTTCGACGGGGAAATTGGAGGCTGCTTGGAAGAATGAGGATGTTAAGAATCCGAGTCGAAAGACGGTCAAGGATGTGGAGGAGAAGTTTGGGTCTGATGATGATGTGATTGCAATTGGGGATGTTTATTTTGCCGATGTGGATAGAGATTGGATGTTGCAACCAGGCGGTCCGATTGCTCATAAGTGTAAGACGTTGATAGAGCCAAGTAAACTTATCTTGTTGACTGCTGAACGGTTCATTCAGACGTTCTTGGGTAGTAATTTTATCGCCCTTCATTTCCGGCGACACGGCTTCTTAAAGTTCTG CAATGCTAAAAAGCCAAGCTGCTTTTACCCTATTCCTCAAGCTGCGGATTGCATTACTCGGATGGTTGAAAGGGCCAACTCTCCAGTTATATACCTTTCAACAGATGCAGCAGGGAGCGAAACTGGTTTGCTGCAATCAATGATCATGCTGAATGGAAAGACTATACCACTGGTTAAACGTCCTCCTCGTAATTCAGCTGAAAAATGGGATGCCTTATTATACAGACATGGCCTTGAAGGTGATTCTCAG GTGGAAGCTATGCTGGATAAGACCATCTGTGCCATGGCGAGTGTGTTCATCGGAGCCTCAGGTTCGACTTTCACGGAGGACATTTTACGACTCCGAAAAGACTGGGGAACGGCATCTATATGTGATGAGTACTTatgccaaggtgaaaacccaaatTTCATTTCAGGTGAAGAGTGA
- the LOC108486985 gene encoding uncharacterized protein LOC108486985: MALLDIATAQPSLQSPLVPVRAQTVIHAQVLSNPWKSSPLPTRISFHVGHLENQSGKLQIKAVATLEPKCSVPKQGEHNNKSQLGGDSSPSPTQHEFLKTGDSDDELDEREKLRRMRISKANKGNTPWNKGRKHSAETLQRIRERTKLAMQNPKVKMKLVNLGHAQSKETREKIGEGVRMGWERRREKLMLQETCHFEWMNLIAEASRKGYLGEEELRWDSYKILDEQLTKEWLESVEQRKSMPRPKGSKRAPKSPEQRRKIAEAIAAKWADPDYRERVCSGLAKYHGIPSRAERKPKRKPAAGTQSKQSPPKRKASDKNYSSGSETISPIERLRIRRRNKPLYKDPMASSKLEMLKNLRAQRAAEELKKTEAVERARLLIAEAEKAAKALEVAAMKSHVARASLIETRKLIAEAIQSIESIEIRHISSDENSGYISVDSAEPVSHVENKMQSESSGSDQAEQKEVNGTKHEEYNFSDFIFPKIVNGDNAKELTSPCSNNHSISTLNFESLINSDSSKQLNHLETNGMIQHEKNPMLNGTKVELKNDDVPSKAVAVTKKWVRGRLVEVTDEAS, translated from the exons ATGGCTTTACTAG ATATTGCTACTGCTCAACCTTCCTTGCAAAGTCCACTGGTTCCAGTGAGGGCTCAAACCGTTATCCATGCTCAAGTTTTATCAAATCCATGGAAATCCTCCCCATTGCCTACGAGGATAAGTTTTCATGTAGGGCACCTGGAAAACCAAAGTGGGAAACTTCAGATTAAAGCTGTTGCAACCCTTGAACCCAAGTGTTCAGTTCCAAAACAAGGTGAACATAATAATAAGTCACAGCTTGGTGGTGATTCAAGCCCTTCACCAACTCAGCATGAATTTTTGAAGACCGGAGACTCGGATGATGAGTTGGACGAGAGGGAAAAGTTAAGACGGATGAGGATTTCTAAAGCAAATAAAGGAAACACACCTTGGAACAAAGGCAGGAAGCACAGTGCAG AGACCCTTCAACGGATAAGGGAGAGAACAAAGCTTGCAATGCAGAATCCTAAG GTCAAAATGAAGTTGGTTAACCTAGGACATGCTCAGAG CAAAGAAACAAGAGAAAAAATTGGAGAGGGAGTGCGAATGGGATGGGAAAGGCGCCGTGAGAAGTTAATGCTGCAGGAAACTTGCCACTTTGAGTGGATGAACTTGATTGCTGAAGCATCTAGAAAAGGTTATCTTGGTGAGGAAGAGCTACGGTGGGATTCTTACAAGATACTAGATGAGCAGTTGACAAAGGAGTGGTTGGAAAGTGTCGAACAAAGGAAATCGATGCCTAGACCaaaaggtagcaagagagcaccAAAATCCCCTGAACAAAGAAGAAAAATTGCTGAAGCCATTGCTGCCAAATGGGCTGATCCT GATTACCGCGAGAGAGTTTGCTCTGGCTTGGCAAAATATCATGGCATTCCATCTAGGGCTGAAAGAAAACCGAAGAGGAAGCCAGCGGCTGGTACACAGTCCAAGCAGAGCCCTCCAAAGAGGAAAGCTAGTGATAAAAACTATTCTTCTGGTAGTGAGACTATAAGCCCAATTGAGCGGTTAAGGATACGAAGAAGAAATAAACCACTTTATAAGGATCCTATGGCAAGCTCCAAGCTCGAGATGTTGAAGAACTTAAGAGCACAAAGAGCAGCAGAAGAATTAAAGAAAACCGAAGCTGTTGAAAGAGCAAG GCTTTTGATTGCTGAAGCTGAGAAGGCCGCAAAAGCCCTTGAGGTCGCTGCAATGAAGAGCCATGTTGCTCGAGCTTCCCTTATTGAAACCAGAAAACTTATAGCCGAAGCAATTCAGTCAATTGAATCGATAGAGATCAGACACATTTCATCCGATGAGAATAGTGGATACATTTCTGTTGACTCGGCTGAACCGGTTAGCCATGTTGAGAACAAAATGCAATCAGAAAGCAGTGGTTCAGACCAAGCAGAACAGAAAGAAGTAAATGGGACTAAGCATGAAGAGTACAATTTCTCTGACTTTATTTTCCCGAAGATAGTGAATGGTGACAACGCCAAAGAACTTACTTCTCCATGCTCGAATAATCACAGTATATCAACTCTCAACTTTGAAAGTTTGATAAACTCTGATTCATCTAAGCAACTCAACCATTTGGAAACAAATGGGATGATCCAACATGAGAAGAATCCCATGCTAAATGGAACCAAAGTTGAGCTGAAGAATGATGATGTGCCGTCTAAAGCAGTCGCTGTAACTAAGAAATGGGTCCGTGGTAGGCTTGTTGAAGTCACTGACGAAGCTTCATAA
- the LOC108487298 gene encoding RING-H2 finger protein ATL3, with protein sequence MDKPGFYESTAVAITGKIMAIGIIVLFLVVIFVLGLHLYAKWFWWRNEEPTSHPSSRSSRRRFVFAPGQDTTHPQRTSKGLDSTIIASLPALIFRQDEFKEGLECAVCLCEVIEGEKARLLPKCKHGFHVDCIDMWFQSHSTCPLCRNPIVIGGEFENPSHLVDGTNVQAHVQSQDDGSGSGYSTDSPSFPTNVLFWGNDTQVSSGSACLDEGSSASSASIGSSAMASTSARQEGMLVIDVPMNGNENPPEEESKSAMPTRLRSLKRLLSRERRVAPNSSGSCSVDA encoded by the coding sequence atggATAAGCCTGGGTTCTATGAATCAACAGCAGTGGCGATAACAGGGAAGATCATGGCCATTGGCATAATAGTTCTCTTCTTAGTGGTGATTTTTGTGCTTGGTCTTCATCTTTATGCTAAATGGTTTTGGTGGCGCAATGAAGAACCAACTTCCCATCCTTCAAGCCGTAGCAGCCGACGCCGTTTCGTCTTTGCTCCAGGGCAAGACACTACTCATCCTCAACGCACAAGTAAAGGTCTTGATTCAACAATTATCGCTTCCCTCCCTGCGTTAATTTTCCGTCAAGACGAGTTTAAAGAAGGGCTTGAATGTGCGGTTTGTTTATGTGAGGTTATAGAAGGAGAGAAAGCTAGGCTGCTTCCTAAATGTAAACATGGTTTCCACGTTGATTGTATTGATATGTGGTTTCAATCACACTCGACTTGTCCTCTTTGTAGAAACCCCATTGTTATTGGGGGTGAGTTTGAGAATCCAAGTCACCTTGTTGATGGAACCAATGTTCAAGCTCATGTTCAGTCTCAAGATGATGGTTCAGGTTCTGGGTATTCAACAGATTCTCCTAGTTTCCCTACGAATGTGTTGTTTTGGGGTAATGACACGCAGGTTAGTAGCGGTAGTGCTTGTTTGGATGAGGGTTCTTCAGCATCATCTGCTTCTATTGGTTCCTCTGCCATGGCATCTACCAGTGCTAGGCAAGAAGGGATGTTGGTGATTGATGTTCcaatgaatggaaatgagaatcCACCAGAGGAAGAATCAAAGTCTGCAATGCCTACAAGATTAAGGTCTTTGAAGAGACTTTTAAGCAGGGAAAGAAGGGTAGCTCCTAATAGTTCAGGGAGTTGTTCAGTTGATGCTTGA
- the LOC108487299 gene encoding uncharacterized protein LOC108487299, which produces MGFQVWWLDPFALDEIIQVETMNKSPAHQQYETSDSSYEFDPQVNFSQFLEEARQHARDINLQRSSSCSEEVGKKGLGAEKKSKKSWRISLFSWWKINRKSKPGSDPVHDPNPSNPTKGYGSGPLCITTRGIKTRHQRPSSGPVSILFTPTRKMENEVPYMSLDQPNDPYHINTYGPVYLVT; this is translated from the exons ATGGGGTTTCAAGTTTGGTGGTTGGACCCTTTTGCCTTAGATGAAATCATTCAAGTG GAAACCATGAACAAATCTCCAGCGCATCAGCAATATGAGACAAGTGATTCTTCTTATGAATTTGATCCTCAGGTGAACTTTTCACAG TTTCTAGAAGAAGCAAGACAACATGCAAGAGACATAAACTTGCAGCGGTCATCTTCATGTTCAGAAGAAGTGGGGAAGAAAGGGTTGGGAGCTGAGAAAAAAAGCAAGAAGTCATGGAGGATTTCACTCTTCTCATGGTGGAAAATTAACAGAAAGAGCAAACCTGGTTCGGATCCTGTCCATGATCCTAATCCTTCCAACCCAACTAAAGGTTATGGTTCGGGCCCATTGTGTATAACCACAAGGGGAATCAAAACACGGCACCAGCGTCCATCATCAGGGCCAGTCTCCATCCTTTTCACCCCCACAAGGAAAATGGAGAATGAGGTGCCTTACATGAGTCTTGACCAGCCAAATGATCCTTATCATATCAACACCTATGGACCTGTTTATTTGGTAACATAG
- the LOC108486987 gene encoding ubiquitin-conjugating enzyme E2 34-like, which produces MAEKSCVKRLQKEYRALCKEPVSHVVARPSPSDILEWHYVLEGSEGTPFAGGYYYGKIKFPPEYPYKPPGITMITPNGRFMTQKKICLSMSDFHPESWNPMWSVSSILTGLLSFMMDNSPTTGSVNTTAAEKQRLAKTSLSFNCKNPTFRKLFPEYVDKYNKQQQLISEHSSPESPQGENSKPKTEKLVGSSGEDVKKVIPRRKQPFPTWMMFLLVSVFGIVMALPLLQL; this is translated from the exons ATGGCAGAGAAATCGTGCGTTAAGCGCCTTCAGAAAGAATACAGAGCACTTTGTAAG GAACCAGTTTCTCATGTTGTTGCTCGTCCATCCCCAAGTGACATTCTTGAATGGC ATTATGTGCTGGAAGGGAGTGAAGGAACACCTTTTGCAG GTGGATATTACTATGGAAAGATCAAGTTCCCTCCTGAGTATCCCTACAAACCTCCTGGAATCAC CATGATCACCCCCAATGGACGGTTTATGACACAGAAGAAAATATGCTTGTCCATGAGTGATT TTCATCCAGAAAGTTGGAATCCAATGTGGTCTGTATCAAG CATACTCACAGGGCTTCTATCTTTCATG ATGGATAACAGTCCTACCACTGGCAGTGTAAACACTACAGCTGCTGAGAAGCAACGCCTGGCAAAAACATCCCTTTCTTTTAATTGTAAAAA CCCCACATTCAGAAAATTGTTTCCAGAGTATGTCGATAAGTACAACAAGCAGCAGCAGCTCATTTCAGAGCATTCCTCACCTGAATCACCTCAAGGAGAAAATTCAAAACCCAAGACGGAAAAACTTGTAGGCTCTTCAGGGGAAGATGTTAAAAAAGTCATTCCAAGAAGAAAACAGCCGTTCCCAACATGGATGATGTTTTTGCTAGTTTCCGTCTTTGGAATTGTGATGGCATTGCCGTTGCTTCAACTTTAG